In Janthinobacterium sp. 67, a genomic segment contains:
- a CDS encoding LutC/YkgG family protein produces MSAALTARERMLGRLRAAAPAAPEAVDAIDAAIDQHYLARRAAAPLPARDRIDAMQAALRASHAEVDCISSEAWPALLAQRLGEHGVRRLLLDAGSAEGQALRAALPAGVETLSFARPLAQWKSELFDTVDAGFTVARSGIAATGTLVIAPDAATPRTVSLAPPLHICLVYASSLHVDLHAAARAERWCDGMPANLVLVSGPSKTSDIQQTLAYGAHGPRWLWVLIIDDLSAHEGGQP; encoded by the coding sequence ATGAGCGCAGCCTTGACCGCCCGCGAACGCATGCTGGGGCGCCTGCGCGCCGCCGCGCCCGCCGCACCCGAAGCGGTGGATGCCATCGATGCGGCCATCGACCAGCACTACCTGGCGCGCCGCGCCGCCGCGCCGCTGCCGGCACGGGACAGGATAGACGCCATGCAGGCCGCCTTGCGCGCCTCGCATGCGGAGGTCGATTGCATCAGTAGCGAGGCCTGGCCCGCCTTGCTGGCGCAGCGCCTCGGTGAACACGGCGTGCGCCGTTTGCTGCTCGATGCCGGCAGCGCCGAAGGGCAGGCCTTGCGCGCCGCCCTGCCGGCTGGCGTGGAGACGTTGTCATTCGCGCGTCCGCTGGCGCAGTGGAAAAGTGAGCTGTTCGACACCGTCGACGCGGGGTTCACCGTCGCGCGTTCCGGCATCGCCGCCACGGGCACCCTGGTCATCGCGCCCGATGCGGCCACGCCGCGCACGGTGTCCCTGGCGCCGCCCCTGCATATCTGCCTCGTGTACGCCAGCAGCCTGCACGTGGACTTGCATGCGGCGGCGCGCGCCGAGCGCTGGTGCGACGGCATGCCGGCCAATCTGGTGCTGGTGTCGGGCCCCTCGAAAACCTCCGACATCCAGCAAACGCTGGCCTATGGCGCGCACGGCCCGCGCTGGTTGTGGGTGTTGATCATCGATGATTTATCTGCCCATGAAGGAGGCCAGCCATGA
- a CDS encoding acyl-CoA dehydrogenase encodes MSPNAFSLPSDAALATLLQPQDSAVTPIEGLRRLRDAGLDQLPLPGHGATLRRWQMLAAIAAIDLSLLKLYEGHTDALAILAELGGPGVPAGGSWGVWCADVPDARVRLRQMADGRHVLDGRKAWCSGAHGLGHALVSCWNDDHQACLATVDLSQPGVHVTDEGWQAVGMRACASVDVTFSAARAFPVGTPGAYPSRPGYWHGGAGIAAAWYGAACAIAGHLHARAQHAAPDPVRLAQLGQIDCALRAAGALLREGAAEIDAHPQRDATGLALRLRLAVEDAATLVLHLATRALGAGPLCRDAHFARLAADLPVFLRQSHAERDQAVLGGIVAGAEEHPWKL; translated from the coding sequence ATGTCGCCCAACGCTTTCTCCCTGCCGTCCGACGCCGCGCTGGCCACCCTGCTACAGCCGCAGGACAGCGCTGTCACCCCCATCGAAGGCTTGCGGCGCCTGCGCGACGCGGGGCTGGACCAGCTGCCCCTGCCCGGCCACGGCGCCACCTTGCGGCGCTGGCAAATGCTGGCCGCCATCGCCGCCATCGACCTCTCCCTGCTCAAGCTGTATGAAGGCCATACGGATGCGCTCGCCATCCTGGCGGAACTCGGTGGCCCCGGCGTGCCGGCCGGCGGCAGCTGGGGCGTCTGGTGCGCGGACGTACCGGACGCGCGCGTGCGCTTGCGGCAGATGGCAGACGGCCGCCATGTGCTCGATGGACGCAAGGCCTGGTGTTCCGGCGCGCATGGCCTCGGCCATGCCTTGGTCAGTTGCTGGAACGACGATCACCAGGCTTGCCTTGCCACCGTAGACTTGTCGCAGCCTGGCGTGCACGTCACGGACGAAGGCTGGCAAGCCGTCGGCATGCGTGCCTGTGCCAGCGTGGACGTGACTTTTTCCGCCGCGCGCGCCTTTCCCGTCGGTACGCCAGGCGCCTATCCGAGCCGCCCCGGCTACTGGCATGGCGGCGCCGGCATCGCGGCCGCCTGGTATGGCGCCGCCTGCGCCATCGCCGGCCACCTGCATGCGCGCGCGCAGCACGCCGCCCCCGATCCCGTGCGCCTGGCGCAACTGGGCCAGATCGACTGCGCCTTGCGCGCCGCCGGTGCCCTGCTGCGCGAAGGCGCCGCCGAGATCGACGCGCATCCGCAACGCGACGCCACGGGCCTGGCGCTGCGCCTGCGCCTGGCCGTGGAAGACGCCGCCACCCTGGTGCTGCACCTGGCCACGCGGGCGCTGGGCGCCGGCCCATTGTGCCGCGACGCCCATTTCGCGCGTCTGGCGGCCGACCTGCCAGTCTTTCTGCGCCAGAGTCATGCGGAACGCGACCAGGCCGTGCTGGGCGGCATCGTCGCCGGCGCGGAAGAACATCCGTGGAAGCTGTGA
- a CDS encoding GGDEF domain-containing protein, which yields MPAPLPLLALHAGASATLATALLPPGGWPLALACCLAILAMLLRAWHAPAARPGRPASATALLALDLLVFLLCYALRETDASWHATAFCILLVAPYAGVTPHLLAGTGLAIVASLAWLGMQDDFQAGNAANLLLLNLTGLCAGHGQQRQRRARILQHAILAEQAVRDHLTGCYNRRYLDEHLLGAELARSQRHGLCLTAILCDIDHFKRINDAHGHAAGDAVLRTFAALLGNATRHGIDSVVRHGGEEFLLILPETDLTGGVRLAERLRDGLAQHIGTTASFGVVTLACAPDSQAPCAATLVNAADRLLYQAKHAGRNCVRAAMLDAL from the coding sequence ATGCCGGCGCCGCTTCCCTTGCTGGCGCTGCATGCCGGCGCCAGCGCCACCCTTGCCACCGCGCTGCTGCCGCCCGGCGGCTGGCCGCTGGCCCTGGCCTGCTGCCTGGCCATCCTGGCCATGCTGCTGCGGGCCTGGCACGCGCCTGCCGCAAGGCCGGGCCGCCCCGCCTCCGCTACCGCGCTGCTGGCGCTAGACCTGCTCGTGTTCCTGCTCTGCTATGCATTGCGCGAGACCGATGCAAGCTGGCACGCAACCGCCTTTTGCATCCTGCTCGTCGCGCCCTATGCCGGCGTCACGCCGCATCTGCTGGCCGGCACCGGCCTGGCCATCGTGGCGAGCCTGGCCTGGCTCGGCATGCAGGATGACTTTCAAGCCGGCAACGCCGCCAACTTGCTGCTGCTCAACCTGACCGGCCTGTGCGCCGGCCATGGCCAGCAGCGCCAGCGCCGAGCACGCATCCTGCAACACGCCATCCTCGCCGAACAGGCCGTGCGCGACCACCTGACCGGCTGCTACAACCGCCGCTACCTCGACGAGCACCTGCTGGGCGCCGAACTTGCGCGCTCACAACGTCATGGCCTGTGCCTGACGGCCATCCTGTGCGATATCGATCACTTCAAGCGCATCAACGACGCCCACGGTCATGCCGCAGGCGATGCCGTGCTGCGCACCTTTGCCGCCCTGCTCGGCAACGCCACGCGCCATGGCATCGACAGCGTGGTGCGCCACGGCGGCGAAGAGTTCCTGCTGATCCTGCCCGAAACGGACCTGACTGGCGGCGTGCGCCTGGCCGAACGCCTGCGCGACGGCTTGGCACAGCACATCGGGACGACGGCCAGCTTCGGCGTGGTCACGCTCGCGTGTGCGCCGGACAGCCAGGCGCCCTGCGCTGCCACCCTGGTCAATGCTGCCGACCGCCTGCTGTACCAGGCCAAGCACGCGGGGCGCAATTGCGTCAGGGCAGCCATGCTGGACGCCCTGTAA
- a CDS encoding LutB/LldF family L-lactate oxidation iron-sulfur protein has protein sequence MNAKPLQFVTPADFHARARAALDDPKLRQSFRGAMDFLQDKRKTQFPDGDELERLRDIGEAVRRHALARLPDLLVQLEDKLTAAGVHVHWAENGEQANAIIHAIAERNQATRFIKGKSMASEEIELNHYLEARGMTCLESDMGEYIVQLAGEKPSHIVMPAIHKTKADIAGLFAEHIPDAPYTEDVDSLIQTGRRALRQAFVDADIGLSGVNFAAADTGTLWLVENEGNGRLTTSVPDVHIAIMGMEKVVAKLEHIVPLASLLTRSATGQAITTYFNLISGPRRAGEKDGPREVHLVLLDNGRSQAYADEQLRATLQCIRCGACMNHCPVYTRIGGHAYGTTYPGPIGKIISPHLLGLDATADLATASSLCGACGEVCPVRIPIPQLLVRLRTEANRNPHEEVSHPLRGQGAKFSRGESLIWRFWSGAFAHPASYRLFRWAATRLRMLAPRKQLGWTQHRKPLTPAPRSLADLLNARGQEE, from the coding sequence ATGAACGCCAAGCCCCTGCAATTCGTCACGCCGGCCGACTTCCACGCGCGCGCGCGCGCCGCGCTGGACGACCCGAAACTGCGCCAGAGCTTTCGCGGCGCCATGGATTTTTTACAGGACAAGCGCAAGACGCAATTCCCCGATGGTGACGAACTGGAACGCCTGCGCGACATCGGCGAAGCCGTGCGCCGGCACGCGCTGGCGCGCCTGCCCGATTTGCTGGTGCAGCTGGAAGACAAGCTGACGGCGGCGGGCGTGCACGTGCACTGGGCCGAGAATGGCGAACAGGCCAACGCCATCATCCACGCCATCGCCGAGAGGAATCAGGCGACGCGCTTCATCAAGGGCAAGTCGATGGCCAGCGAGGAAATCGAGCTCAATCACTATCTGGAAGCGCGCGGCATGACGTGCCTGGAATCGGACATGGGCGAGTACATCGTGCAGCTGGCCGGCGAAAAACCGTCGCACATCGTCATGCCGGCCATTCACAAGACGAAGGCGGATATCGCCGGCCTGTTCGCCGAGCATATCCCCGACGCGCCCTACACGGAAGACGTCGACAGCCTGATCCAGACTGGACGGCGCGCCCTGCGCCAGGCCTTCGTCGACGCCGATATCGGCCTGTCGGGCGTGAATTTCGCGGCGGCCGACACGGGCACCCTGTGGCTGGTGGAAAACGAGGGCAATGGCCGCTTGACGACGTCCGTGCCGGACGTGCACATCGCCATCATGGGCATGGAAAAAGTGGTGGCCAAGCTCGAACATATCGTGCCGCTGGCCAGCCTCCTGACGCGCTCGGCCACGGGCCAGGCCATCACCACGTATTTCAACCTGATTTCCGGCCCGCGCCGCGCCGGTGAAAAGGACGGGCCGCGCGAAGTGCACCTGGTCTTGCTCGACAACGGACGCAGCCAGGCCTACGCCGACGAGCAGCTGCGCGCCACCCTGCAATGCATACGCTGCGGCGCCTGCATGAACCACTGTCCCGTCTACACGCGCATCGGCGGCCACGCCTACGGCACCACGTATCCGGGGCCGATCGGCAAGATCATCTCGCCGCATTTGCTGGGACTCGACGCGACGGCGGACCTGGCCACTGCATCAAGCCTGTGCGGCGCCTGCGGCGAAGTGTGCCCCGTGCGCATCCCGATTCCGCAGCTGCTGGTGCGCCTGCGCACGGAGGCCAACCGTAATCCGCATGAGGAAGTCAGCCATCCGCTGCGCGGGCAGGGCGCCAAGTTCAGCCGCGGCGAAAGTCTGATCTGGCGCTTCTGGAGCGGCGCCTTCGCACACCCCGCCAGCTACCGATTGTTCCGCTGGGCCGCCACGCGGCTGCGCATGCTGGCACCGCGCAAGCAGCTGGGCTGGACGCAGCACCGCAAGCCCTTGACCCCGGCGCCGCGCAGCCTGGCCGACCTGCTCAATGCACGGGGACAGGAAGAATAG
- a CDS encoding methyl-accepting chemotaxis protein, with protein sequence MQLSLNSKICVAATALAVLSLGVTAAVIGYKSSASAEAAALDLARTSAREVAGALQARIASNLSSVSSLAGAMRGTKSASLPLQREQINELTKATLTSSEDLLGSAVTWEPNALDGKDAEFANQKPNYDASGRFMPYWTRGAGGKLQVEPIVFDPKPGANDWYDVPKRTGKTYFTEPYIYPVDGKDVLMASLVAPIMIDGSFKGTASADFMLTRLAKILADLKVIEGGKLALISNGGLYASHPLPERLGKKADDVPAAGLDKVRQGQPYEYEDGKGYIHLLQPLHIHPDIAPWSVELNFPKSVATASARDLMVYTLIVALLCAAATAGILILVVNQLTRPLRTLGRTMTDLSSGDADLRVKLEVKGTDELAIIGKGFNQFVEKIHAVLLQVQASADNVARASAEIAQGNNDLSARTEQQASSLEETAASVEELTGTVKENADHARQANQLAASASSVAQKSGEVVGKVIETMTSINDSSNKIVDIISVIDGIAFQTNILALNAAVEAARAGEQGRGFAVVATEVRNLAQRSAAAAKEIKLLIDDSVGKVAAGSKLVDEAGATMEQVVDSVRRVTAIMADISVATTEQSDGIAQVNQALAQMDGVTQQNAALVEEAAAAAESLQDQASHLADVVSVFKLGAQQQMTPQAVLAVTKVAPPARRLAPVKPAPAERTAAKAPAGDDWEEF encoded by the coding sequence ATGCAACTTTCACTGAACAGTAAAATCTGCGTCGCCGCCACCGCGCTCGCCGTCCTCAGCCTCGGCGTCACGGCGGCCGTGATCGGCTACAAGAGCAGCGCCAGCGCCGAAGCGGCCGCGCTGGACCTGGCGCGCACGTCGGCGCGCGAAGTGGCCGGTGCCTTGCAGGCGCGCATCGCCAGCAACCTGTCCAGCGTGTCCAGCCTGGCCGGCGCCATGCGCGGCACCAAGAGCGCCAGCCTGCCCCTGCAGCGCGAACAGATCAATGAACTGACCAAGGCAACGTTGACCAGTTCGGAAGACTTGCTGGGCTCGGCCGTGACGTGGGAGCCGAACGCACTCGACGGCAAGGATGCGGAGTTCGCCAACCAGAAACCGAACTACGACGCCAGCGGCCGCTTCATGCCCTACTGGACGCGGGGCGCCGGCGGCAAGCTGCAGGTCGAGCCCATCGTCTTCGACCCGAAACCGGGCGCCAACGACTGGTATGACGTGCCCAAGCGCACCGGCAAGACCTACTTTACGGAGCCGTACATCTACCCCGTCGATGGCAAGGATGTGCTGATGGCCTCGCTGGTGGCGCCCATCATGATCGACGGCAGCTTCAAGGGCACGGCCAGCGCCGACTTCATGCTCACGCGCCTGGCGAAAATCCTCGCCGACCTGAAAGTGATCGAAGGCGGCAAGCTGGCCCTGATTTCGAACGGCGGCCTGTACGCGAGCCACCCGCTGCCTGAGCGGCTGGGCAAGAAGGCGGACGACGTGCCGGCGGCCGGCCTGGACAAAGTGCGCCAGGGCCAGCCGTATGAATACGAGGACGGCAAGGGCTACATCCACTTGCTGCAGCCGCTGCACATCCACCCCGACATCGCGCCCTGGAGCGTGGAGCTGAATTTCCCGAAAAGCGTGGCCACGGCCTCGGCGCGCGACCTGATGGTCTATACCCTGATCGTCGCCCTGCTGTGCGCGGCGGCCACGGCAGGTATTCTGATCCTCGTCGTCAACCAGCTGACGCGCCCGCTGCGCACCCTGGGCCGCACCATGACGGATTTGTCGAGCGGCGACGCCGACCTGCGCGTCAAGCTGGAAGTCAAGGGCACGGACGAGCTGGCCATCATCGGCAAGGGTTTCAACCAGTTCGTGGAAAAAATCCACGCCGTGCTGCTGCAAGTGCAGGCGAGCGCCGACAACGTGGCGCGCGCCAGTGCGGAAATTGCGCAAGGCAATAACGACCTGTCGGCCCGCACGGAGCAGCAGGCCAGTTCGCTGGAAGAAACGGCCGCCTCGGTGGAGGAGCTGACGGGCACGGTGAAGGAAAACGCCGACCATGCGCGCCAGGCGAATCAACTGGCAGCCTCCGCATCCAGCGTGGCGCAAAAGAGCGGCGAAGTGGTCGGCAAGGTGATCGAAACGATGACGTCGATTAACGATTCGTCGAACAAGATCGTCGACATCATCAGCGTCATCGACGGCATCGCCTTCCAGACGAATATCCTGGCCCTGAACGCGGCCGTGGAAGCGGCGCGCGCGGGCGAACAGGGGCGCGGTTTCGCCGTCGTCGCCACGGAAGTACGCAACCTGGCGCAACGCTCGGCGGCTGCCGCCAAAGAGATCAAGCTGCTGATCGACGATTCCGTCGGCAAGGTGGCGGCCGGCAGCAAGCTCGTCGATGAGGCGGGCGCCACCATGGAACAGGTGGTCGACAGCGTGCGCCGTGTCACCGCCATCATGGCCGACATCAGCGTCGCCACCACCGAGCAAAGCGACGGCATCGCCCAGGTCAACCAGGCGCTGGCGCAGATGGATGGCGTGACGCAGCAGAACGCGGCCCTGGTCGAGGAAGCGGCGGCTGCCGCCGAAAGCCTGCAGGACCAGGCCAGCCATTTGGCCGACGTGGTCAGCGTGTTCAAGCTGGGTGCACAGCAACAAATGACACCGCAGGCAGTGCTGGCGGTGACCAAAGTAGCGCCGCCAGCCCGGCGCCTTGCCCCGGTCAAGCCGGCGCCCGCGGAAAGAACGGCAGCCAAGGCGCCGGCCGGTGATGACTGGGAAGAGTTTTAA
- a CDS encoding (Fe-S)-binding protein produces MPPESQPDSRQSRHYPSPPPQVYLFATCLVDLFVPQAGLDAVRLLEREGLLVHYPRGQSCCGQPAYSSGNPEQARAVARAQLDLFAQPWPVIVPSGSCAGMMRHHWPQLFQDDPVAGPKAAELAERVYELSEFLVCVLQLDLGGMGAAAQADEKVVLHTSCGARREMGTRTHGVALVDALPGVTRIEHQRESECCGFGGTFSLKHPDISGAMVSDKIASACATACDRLVSADCGCLLNIGHAAQHQGAPLAVEHMASFLWRRTGGAA; encoded by the coding sequence ATGCCGCCAGAATCGCAGCCAGACTCGCGCCAGTCACGCCACTATCCATCGCCACCGCCACAGGTGTACCTGTTCGCCACCTGCCTCGTCGACCTGTTCGTGCCGCAGGCGGGCCTCGACGCGGTGCGTCTGCTGGAGCGGGAAGGCTTGCTGGTGCATTATCCGCGCGGCCAGAGCTGCTGCGGCCAGCCCGCCTACAGCAGCGGCAATCCGGAACAGGCGCGCGCCGTGGCCCGCGCCCAGCTCGACCTGTTTGCGCAGCCGTGGCCCGTGATCGTGCCGTCCGGTTCCTGCGCTGGCATGATGCGCCACCACTGGCCGCAGCTGTTCCAGGACGATCCCGTCGCCGGCCCCAAGGCGGCGGAACTGGCCGAACGTGTATATGAACTGAGCGAATTTCTCGTCTGCGTGCTGCAGCTCGATCTTGGCGGTATGGGTGCCGCCGCGCAGGCCGATGAAAAGGTGGTGCTGCATACCTCGTGCGGGGCGCGCCGCGAAATGGGCACGCGCACCCACGGCGTGGCCCTGGTCGACGCCTTGCCCGGCGTGACGCGCATCGAACACCAGCGCGAATCCGAATGCTGCGGCTTCGGCGGCACGTTCTCACTAAAACACCCCGATATTTCCGGCGCCATGGTCAGCGACAAGATCGCCTCGGCCTGCGCCACGGCCTGCGACCGGCTCGTCTCGGCCGACTGCGGCTGCCTGCTCAATATCGGTCACGCCGCGCAGCACCAGGGCGCGCCGCTGGCCGTCGAGCATATGGCCAGCTTCCTGTGGCGCCGCACGGGAGGCGCGGCATGA
- a CDS encoding IS1595 family transposase, with the protein MRPAEWITLIAQFVRLSQRQRHMGIALLHGNSPHDATIALLESVAQPRLACPACHSDHLHRHGHAHGLQRYRCVPCGRTFNALTGTALARLRHKTLWLAYANCLLASDSVRKAALQLGVHRNTTFRWRHRFLSLAKTDRPHGLHGIAEADELYLLESEKGSRTMTRPARRRGGHAHKRGISNEQVCILVARDRTGQTLDFVTGKGALTKAQLHHCLLPMIDKDVLLVTDGHAAYRAFAREAGISHHAVNLRAGIRVQGAAHVQNVNAYHSRLRQWLGPFHGVATRHLPNYLGWRWILDAGRIRSPETLLKATLGAFPHLTVT; encoded by the coding sequence ATGCGGCCAGCCGAATGGATCACCTTGATTGCGCAGTTTGTCCGGTTGAGCCAACGCCAGCGGCATATGGGCATTGCCCTGCTGCATGGCAACTCGCCACACGACGCGACCATCGCGCTGCTGGAAAGCGTGGCCCAGCCGCGATTGGCCTGTCCCGCCTGCCATTCAGACCACTTGCACCGGCACGGCCATGCGCACGGACTGCAGCGCTACCGCTGCGTTCCCTGCGGGCGCACCTTCAATGCCTTGACGGGCACTGCGCTGGCGCGCTTGCGCCACAAGACCTTGTGGCTCGCCTATGCCAATTGCCTGCTGGCATCGGATTCCGTGCGCAAGGCGGCATTGCAGCTGGGCGTGCACCGCAATACCACCTTTCGCTGGCGCCACCGGTTTTTATCGTTGGCAAAGACGGACCGGCCGCATGGCCTGCATGGCATCGCTGAGGCCGACGAGTTATATCTGCTGGAATCGGAAAAGGGGTCCAGAACAATGACGCGTCCGGCCCGCCGCCGGGGCGGCCATGCCCACAAGCGCGGCATATCGAACGAACAGGTCTGCATCCTGGTGGCGCGCGACCGCACGGGCCAGACGCTCGATTTCGTCACGGGCAAAGGAGCGCTAACCAAGGCGCAGTTGCACCACTGTTTGTTGCCCATGATCGACAAGGATGTCTTGCTGGTCACCGACGGCCATGCCGCCTACCGGGCTTTTGCCCGGGAAGCGGGCATCAGTCATCACGCCGTCAACTTGCGCGCCGGCATCCGCGTGCAGGGCGCCGCCCATGTGCAGAACGTCAATGCGTATCACAGCCGATTGCGACAATGGCTGGGGCCGTTTCATGGCGTGGCGACGCGCCACCTGCCGAACTACCTGGGGTGGCGCTGGATCCTCGACGCCGGGCGCATCCGTTCGCCGGAAACGTTATTGAAGGCAACACTGGGCGCATTCCCACATCTGACGGTGACATAG
- a CDS encoding helix-turn-helix transcriptional regulator produces the protein MSEHTTRPSTIMRQWQMLRLIPPAPRTITVAELHDKLKAIDFAIGIRTIQRDLLDLAEIFPLTMPADSKPFGWCWMENAARMDMPGLSTPAALTLALMEQHMRHALPPSTLDSMQPYFSAARQTLNAASERASASAWLDKIRVIAPMQRLLAPDIDEACQRIVYEALMQNRQLKLSYKKRDNDKLVSYDAVHPLAIVQRGQLLYLVCLFADYNDVRTLVLHRVQQAEMLFLTARAQPGFDIDAYIASGAMGIRDGEPLLLEAVFARRSGEHLYETPLSADQQLQERADGSLHLTATVPSTRELQWWLLGLGDGVEVLAPAALREQMKSTIASMASRYAA, from the coding sequence ATGTCTGAACACACGACCCGCCCTTCCACCATCATGCGCCAATGGCAAATGCTGCGCCTGATACCGCCAGCGCCACGCACCATCACCGTCGCCGAATTGCACGACAAGCTCAAGGCCATCGACTTTGCCATCGGCATCCGCACCATCCAGCGCGACTTGCTCGACCTGGCCGAAATTTTCCCGCTGACCATGCCAGCCGATAGCAAGCCGTTTGGCTGGTGCTGGATGGAAAATGCGGCGCGCATGGACATGCCGGGCCTGTCGACGCCGGCCGCGCTGACCCTGGCCCTGATGGAGCAGCACATGCGCCATGCGTTGCCGCCATCCACCCTGGACAGCATGCAGCCGTATTTCAGCGCGGCGCGCCAGACCCTGAACGCGGCCAGCGAGCGTGCCAGCGCGTCTGCCTGGCTGGACAAGATACGTGTCATCGCCCCCATGCAGCGGCTGCTGGCGCCCGACATCGACGAAGCTTGCCAACGCATCGTGTATGAAGCGCTGATGCAGAACCGCCAGCTCAAGCTGAGCTACAAGAAGCGCGACAACGACAAGCTCGTCAGCTATGACGCCGTCCATCCGCTGGCCATCGTGCAGCGCGGCCAGTTGCTCTACCTGGTATGCCTGTTTGCCGACTACAACGATGTGCGCACCCTGGTCCTGCACCGCGTGCAGCAGGCGGAAATGCTCTTCCTTACCGCGCGCGCGCAGCCAGGCTTCGACATCGATGCCTATATTGCTTCGGGCGCCATGGGCATCCGCGATGGCGAACCGCTGCTGCTCGAAGCCGTGTTTGCCCGTCGCAGCGGCGAGCACCTGTACGAGACACCGCTGAGCGCGGACCAGCAATTGCAGGAGCGCGCCGACGGCTCGCTGCACCTGACCGCCACCGTGCCCAGCACGCGCGAACTGCAATGGTGGTTGCTGGGCCTGGGCGATGGCGTGGAAGTGCTGGCCCCCGCCGCGCTGCGCGAACAGATGAAAAGCACCATCGCCAGCATGGCCAGCCGCTACGCCGCCTGA
- a CDS encoding TorF family putative porin has translation MPSHHHFPAISLLGCLFFLAALPAQAQTTDSPAATFSANASLTSQYISRGFRQTWGKPALQAGADYAHPSGWSLGTWASTVSDRYIEDATVEWDVYGGYGGTVGELGYSVLAYYYKYPGAVYRATGVKYDYGELSLGLSYKMLYAKYNRTVTRDFFGITNARGTGYLDVGANVDLGNAWTLNLHAGNGRVAGTGNAMWNWRDAKVGVTRTFDGGWSASAALTRAWGATDAYDHYTLGIPNAAGQFDTSNPAAATFVLAVSKTF, from the coding sequence ATGCCATCGCACCACCATTTTCCTGCCATATCCTTGCTCGGCTGCCTCTTTTTTCTGGCCGCCCTGCCCGCGCAGGCCCAGACCACGGACAGCCCTGCCGCCACCTTCAGCGCCAATGCCAGCCTCACCTCGCAATACATTTCGCGCGGCTTTCGCCAGACCTGGGGCAAGCCCGCGCTGCAGGCGGGTGCCGACTACGCGCACCCGAGCGGCTGGTCGCTGGGTACGTGGGCTTCCACCGTCAGCGACCGCTATATCGAGGATGCGACCGTCGAATGGGACGTGTACGGCGGCTACGGCGGCACGGTGGGCGAACTGGGCTATAGCGTGCTCGCCTACTATTACAAATATCCGGGCGCCGTCTACCGCGCCACGGGTGTCAAGTACGACTATGGCGAACTGTCGCTGGGCCTCAGCTACAAGATGCTGTACGCCAAGTACAACCGCACGGTCACGCGCGACTTCTTCGGCATCACGAATGCGCGCGGCACGGGCTACCTGGACGTGGGCGCGAATGTCGACCTGGGCAATGCCTGGACCTTGAACCTGCACGCCGGCAATGGCCGGGTGGCGGGCACGGGCAACGCCATGTGGAACTGGCGCGACGCCAAGGTGGGTGTCACCCGGACCTTCGACGGCGGCTGGAGCGCCAGCGCCGCACTCACGCGCGCCTGGGGCGCCACCGACGCCTATGACCATTACACCCTGGGCATCCCGAATGCGGCCGGCCAGTTCGACACGTCGAACCCCGCCGCCGCCACCTTCGTGCTGGCCGTCAGCAAGACGTTCTGA
- a CDS encoding FadR/GntR family transcriptional regulator yields the protein MATGMQTRGRVEMVMRRLETALLDGSLPAGAQLPAERLLAQQYEVSRNTVREAVQRLAARGLVRSRRGAGVFVTDQLRTGMASPWSQLVADHPALRDDILEFRRVLEGATAYFAAQRASGGERAQIMALLAELEQARASDDKHGEAQADARLHEVIAQASHNTMFLHLHTSIIGMLREHITINGTGLRQQDEATSLHLLSQHRTLCEAICASQPEEARTAMQSHIDFVRTRVTSDE from the coding sequence ATGGCGACAGGCATGCAAACGCGGGGCAGGGTCGAGATGGTGATGCGCAGGCTGGAAACGGCGCTGCTGGACGGCAGCTTGCCGGCGGGTGCGCAACTGCCGGCCGAGCGCCTGCTGGCGCAGCAATATGAGGTCTCGCGCAACACCGTGCGCGAAGCCGTGCAGCGGCTGGCGGCGCGGGGTCTCGTGCGCAGCCGTCGCGGCGCCGGCGTGTTCGTCACGGATCAATTACGCACCGGCATGGCTTCGCCGTGGAGCCAGCTGGTGGCCGACCACCCCGCCCTGCGCGACGACATCCTGGAATTTCGCCGCGTGCTGGAAGGGGCGACGGCCTACTTTGCGGCGCAGCGGGCCAGCGGCGGTGAGCGCGCGCAGATCATGGCGCTGCTGGCCGAACTGGAACAGGCACGCGCCAGCGACGACAAGCACGGCGAGGCGCAGGCCGACGCGCGGCTGCATGAAGTCATCGCGCAGGCCTCGCACAACACCATGTTTTTGCACCTGCACACCAGCATCATCGGCATGCTGCGCGAACACATCACCATCAATGGCACGGGCTTGCGCCAGCAGGACGAGGCCACCTCGCTGCACCTGCTGTCGCAGCACCGCACCCTGTGCGAGGCGATCTGCGCCAGCCAGCCCGAGGAAGCGCGCACGGCCATGCAAAGCCACATCGACTTCGTGCGCACGCGCGTCACCAGTGACGAATAA